A single window of [Clostridium] hylemonae DSM 15053 DNA harbors:
- a CDS encoding nucleotidyltransferase family protein gives MNEKRIRNYEVKCLLQMLETIISGEELPKWNKQPEWGSLYKLSDYHGVANMVYYAVLGMEGEKLAPWKPKFEERFHQAVLAEERYSSAVPELLNELEARKIHAAVLQEYRMRAFYPQQDMRGLKCVSLLVEKGKEEKLGEALAYLDYEKKESRTEGEEWYYKIPGVLIIIRTELPFTNRKMQKYFAVPVKSYEKERGHKYIHTFLPEEYYIHIIGCSAEQYARGSLDIRDMADLWLYYLKVYRDLDWKVINKELEYLKLVEFHVYLIQLAAYWFGGMLFPENDAVFDAMEKYILTKGMQGRKISATLLPLVKEVADFYRKDLKRKRREQMLDWAFPHMDYMNTMFPYLHRAAWLLPVCWLLRLARMGGRQAYVTVAERKRRARRAWEAFWDPKAEAVRSVIGPRIDHLEKKIRNFRRKSFGLAEDVRFKLAKQVQKLKRKT, from the coding sequence ATGAACGAGAAAAGAATAAGAAATTATGAAGTGAAATGCCTTCTGCAGATGCTGGAAACGATAATCAGCGGAGAGGAACTGCCAAAGTGGAATAAACAGCCGGAGTGGGGGAGCCTGTATAAACTGTCGGATTATCACGGTGTGGCAAATATGGTATACTATGCAGTCCTCGGCATGGAAGGGGAAAAGCTTGCGCCGTGGAAGCCTAAGTTCGAGGAGCGGTTCCACCAGGCGGTGCTGGCAGAAGAACGTTATTCCTCTGCAGTACCCGAGCTTCTTAACGAACTGGAAGCCCGGAAGATACACGCGGCTGTACTCCAGGAGTACCGGATGCGCGCCTTCTATCCCCAGCAGGATATGAGAGGACTTAAATGTGTCAGCCTTCTGGTGGAAAAGGGGAAAGAGGAGAAGCTTGGAGAGGCGCTGGCGTATCTTGACTATGAGAAGAAGGAATCCAGGACGGAAGGGGAAGAGTGGTACTATAAGATCCCCGGCGTATTGATCATCATAAGGACGGAGCTTCCTTTCACAAACCGGAAAATGCAGAAATATTTTGCGGTGCCGGTCAAAAGCTACGAGAAAGAAAGAGGCCATAAGTATATACACACCTTTCTGCCGGAAGAGTATTATATCCATATCATAGGCTGCTCTGCGGAACAGTATGCGAGAGGCAGCCTGGACATACGGGATATGGCGGATCTGTGGCTCTATTATCTGAAAGTCTACAGAGATCTGGACTGGAAAGTGATAAATAAAGAGCTGGAGTATCTTAAGCTTGTGGAATTCCACGTATACCTCATACAGCTTGCCGCGTACTGGTTTGGGGGAATGCTTTTCCCGGAAAACGACGCAGTGTTTGACGCCATGGAAAAATATATTCTGACAAAAGGAATGCAGGGCAGAAAGATCAGCGCCACTTTACTGCCGCTCGTAAAAGAGGTGGCGGATTTTTACAGAAAGGATCTGAAACGCAAGCGCAGAGAACAGATGCTGGACTGGGCGTTTCCCCATATGGACTATATGAATACGATGTTTCCGTACCTGCACAGGGCGGCGTGGCTTCTTCCGGTCTGCTGGCTGCTGAGGCTTGCGAGGATGGGGGGACGTCAGGCTTATGTCACAGTGGCGGAGAGAAAAAGAAGAGCGCGGCGGGCATGGGAGGCGTTTTGGGATCCGAAGGCAGAGGCGGTCCGCAGTGTGATAGGACCGAGGATAGATCATCTGGAGAAAAAAATAAGGAATTTCCGCCGCAAAAGCTTTGGACTTGCGGAGGATGTACGGTTTAAATTGGCAAAACAGGTGCAAAAATTGAAAAGAAAAACTTAA
- a CDS encoding carbon storage regulator: MLVLQRKKGESLLLGDDIQISVVDIGADTVRLAIEAPKDVKILRKELAEAAIANQEAVADQEQIQKIKSILSSDRHSV, translated from the coding sequence ATGCTTGTCTTACAGCGCAAAAAAGGTGAATCCCTTTTATTGGGAGATGATATTCAGATCTCTGTCGTTGACATCGGGGCGGATACTGTCAGACTTGCGATCGAAGCGCCAAAAGATGTGAAGATCCTCAGAAAAGAACTGGCGGAAGCTGCGATAGCCAACCAGGAGGCGGTAGCGGACCAGGAACAGATACAAAAAATAAAAAGTATTCTCAGCTCAGACCGGCACAGTGTCTGA
- a CDS encoding flagellar assembly protein FliW, protein MKEDKENCCPYEEAELIRFEDGLFGFESYKCFLPLPITEDSDAVLNLLSVEDESLSFVIMNPFMLMKDYAPRLTEEIYEKLEADKETDLSYYVICVVGSRPEESTVNFKCPIVVNTVSRKAVQVILESEKYHFRHALKDLEKEEV, encoded by the coding sequence ATGAAAGAAGATAAAGAAAATTGCTGTCCCTATGAGGAAGCGGAACTCATCCGGTTTGAGGATGGTCTGTTCGGGTTTGAAAGCTATAAGTGCTTTCTTCCGCTTCCCATAACGGAAGACAGCGATGCTGTGCTGAATCTGCTGAGTGTGGAGGACGAGAGCCTGTCCTTTGTTATTATGAATCCTTTTATGCTGATGAAGGACTATGCGCCCAGGCTTACGGAAGAGATATACGAGAAGCTTGAGGCAGACAAAGAGACGGACTTGTCTTATTATGTCATATGCGTGGTTGGAAGCAGGCCGGAGGAGAGCACTGTTAATTTCAAATGTCCTATCGTCGTCAACACGGTCAGCAGAAAAGCAGTACAGGTCATACTGGAGTCGGAGAAATATCATTTCCGTCATGCTCTTAAAGACCTGGAGAAAGAGGAGGTCTGA
- a CDS encoding DUF6470 family protein, protein MDQLLKITTIPIEYELKINDARMERRNGTAELEISRSEGGMNIRSRPIRLHLDTYEARNSVVPTTKTSITQAAQKGHQAAYQATAQFAKEGQILLKTKIGEGGEALQSIFEQRAAAPAGEFQMGFIPTAGPDISWEAPSLSIRYEMDKLNFDLKIDKGDVRFIPGTIELAISQYPDVEIEYMGDPIYVPPSAAAHFTGEVVDVRV, encoded by the coding sequence ATGGATCAATTACTTAAAATTACGACGATACCGATCGAGTATGAGCTGAAGATCAATGACGCAAGGATGGAGCGCAGAAACGGAACTGCGGAACTGGAGATCAGCCGCAGTGAAGGCGGCATGAATATCAGGAGCAGACCGATCCGGCTGCATCTGGATACATACGAAGCGAGAAATTCTGTTGTCCCTACTACAAAGACATCTATAACCCAGGCGGCGCAGAAAGGGCATCAGGCGGCGTATCAGGCCACTGCCCAGTTCGCAAAGGAGGGGCAGATATTGCTGAAGACAAAGATAGGGGAAGGCGGCGAGGCGCTGCAGTCGATCTTTGAACAGAGAGCGGCGGCGCCGGCGGGAGAGTTCCAGATGGGATTTATTCCGACGGCCGGCCCCGATATCAGCTGGGAGGCACCGTCGCTTTCTATCAGATATGAGATGGACAAGTTGAACTTTGACCTGAAGATAGACAAAGGCGACGTGAGATTTATCCCGGGAACGATCGAACTGGCCATATCCCAGTATCCGGATGTAGAGATCGAATATATGGGAGATCCTATATATGTTCCGCCGAGCGCAGCCGCTCATTTTACGGGAGAAGTGGTGGATGTCAGAGTATAG
- a CDS encoding flagellar biosynthesis anti-sigma factor FlgM, with protein sequence MSISIDGNNLSNRYINKLSQAASENRAVQNEKGERKFDEILITANSRQIEEKKITEELSQKTMSQIMQTTPSEKIEALEKAVSEGRYKVDADALASRILLQKGEGADE encoded by the coding sequence ATGAGTATTTCAATAGACGGCAATAATCTGTCAAACCGTTATATAAATAAACTTTCTCAGGCGGCTTCGGAAAACCGGGCGGTACAAAATGAGAAAGGTGAAAGAAAATTTGACGAGATACTGATTACTGCCAACAGCCGGCAGATCGAGGAAAAGAAGATCACAGAGGAGCTGTCGCAAAAGACAATGTCTCAGATAATGCAGACAACACCTTCAGAAAAGATCGAAGCGCTGGAAAAAGCCGTTTCAGAAGGACGATATAAAGTAGACGCAGATGCGCTGGCTTCCAGAATCCTTCTGCAGAAGGGAGAAGGCGCTGATGAATGA
- the fliS gene encoding flagellar export chaperone FliS codes for MNENGYRQYKEQSVMTMTKGELLLVLYDELLKRLKRAELALDTENYVLFEQSAGRSVEIVQYLKDTLNYEYTLSRELSSLYDFFLYELSRLQAGRKKEIIQELQPLVKELRNTFAEAEKAV; via the coding sequence ATGAATGAAAATGGTTACCGGCAGTATAAAGAGCAGTCAGTTATGACGATGACAAAAGGGGAGCTTCTGCTAGTGCTTTACGATGAACTGCTGAAGAGGCTTAAAAGGGCGGAGCTCGCTCTGGACACGGAAAATTATGTGTTGTTTGAACAGTCCGCAGGCCGCTCGGTGGAAATTGTACAGTATCTGAAAGATACACTGAATTATGAATATACGCTGAGCAGGGAACTGTCCAGCCTCTATGATTTCTTTCTGTATGAACTGAGCAGACTTCAGGCCGGAAGGAAAAAGGAGATCATACAGGAGCTGCAGCCGCTTGTCAAAGAACTGAGGAATACATTTGCGGAGGCGGAGAAGGCAGTATGA
- the flgN gene encoding flagellar export chaperone FlgN, giving the protein MNEFAKIIEDLIVLFRELTALESIKLNAGRTDQVSAVEECMTKEQSLVMRLKGLEQAREKKQEELGFGGMRFQEILEHISGADRERFLGLFDSLSREIQMFQEVSEDAARIIEVNIRRLDREIQRREGRLYENSGKEQTEEKHMTDRSV; this is encoded by the coding sequence ATGAATGAGTTTGCAAAGATCATAGAGGATCTGATCGTGTTATTCCGGGAACTGACCGCCCTGGAAAGCATTAAACTGAATGCCGGGAGGACGGATCAGGTATCTGCGGTGGAAGAGTGCATGACAAAAGAGCAGTCGCTTGTAATGCGGCTTAAGGGATTGGAGCAGGCAAGAGAGAAAAAGCAGGAAGAGCTCGGCTTTGGAGGTATGCGTTTTCAGGAAATACTGGAACATATATCCGGCGCAGACCGGGAAAGATTCCTCGGACTGTTTGATTCTCTGAGCCGGGAGATACAGATGTTCCAGGAAGTCAGTGAAGACGCGGCCCGGATAATAGAAGTGAATATCCGCCGGCTTGACAGAGAGATCCAGCGAAGAGAAGGCCGGTTATATGAAAACAGCGGAAAAGAGCAGACAGAGGAAAAGCATATGACGGACCGAAGTGTTTAA
- a CDS encoding C39 family peptidase, protein MKRCFHVLCACCAAAVCSLPLSASGCFAAVQTPPAGSSPALEAEPGSGKLPPEASGGGYSIPVTVYSQADPSWSSYLYGGRDPMASYGCGPTALAIAVASLTGQNITPADTAAWSYANGYYSPGRGSVHALIPRGAEGYGLKAEKLTPLTPDSFRMALSADKLLILLMGPGDFTDSGHFIVAYGYDDSGNILIADPASQERSSSAWPADTLITQLSRSARDGGPVWVLSKP, encoded by the coding sequence ATGAAAAGATGTTTCCACGTTCTATGTGCATGCTGCGCTGCTGCCGTATGCAGCCTGCCCCTTTCTGCTTCAGGCTGTTTTGCGGCTGTCCAGACGCCCCCCGCAGGTTCGTCGCCGGCCCTGGAAGCGGAACCGGGCAGCGGTAAGCTTCCTCCGGAAGCGTCCGGCGGCGGATACAGCATCCCGGTCACTGTATACAGCCAGGCAGATCCGTCCTGGAGCAGCTATCTGTACGGAGGACGTGACCCTATGGCGTCTTACGGGTGCGGTCCGACCGCTCTCGCGATCGCTGTCGCTTCCTTAACAGGCCAGAATATCACGCCTGCCGACACAGCTGCCTGGTCGTATGCCAACGGATATTATTCCCCCGGAAGAGGCTCTGTCCATGCACTCATTCCACGGGGGGCTGAAGGCTACGGACTGAAAGCAGAGAAGCTCACGCCTCTGACTCCGGATTCTTTTCGCATGGCCTTGTCTGCGGACAAGCTTCTCATACTGCTCATGGGGCCCGGAGACTTTACGGACTCCGGACATTTCATCGTCGCCTACGGTTATGACGACAGCGGAAATATATTGATTGCGGATCCTGCCAGTCAGGAGCGTTCCTCCTCGGCATGGCCCGCGGATACACTTATAACCCAGCTCTCCCGTTCAGCCCGGGACGGCGGTCCGGTCTGGGTACTTTCCAAACCATAG
- a CDS encoding GGDEF domain-containing protein gives MKDFHSVLNLFISSPGILFLASVVFTFASFYWVRKLLAEFRTSLWPALLAGVFNGSIAVLAELAVDRPTPYLMMAFVPIVTVLELRLVSNDSLWAYLFILSAFLLNFSAVHDLAVAAMGLWSYRDVCSPYSAEYRIGIFTMALLAAAVILLLLARFMPAKEMSSVMHSREKSMMLFSYMAFGSVVLITASAITVPVLFSDSISKKITVPIFHDLILKDLLILGCSYLIALLQCHAERAAQKNNVLTEELQQEKEFRSAIQRQAIMSYTVNIRKNCIVEGLSYFSNYIKNGGSNNYSRILREEICENVHPFDRIRVLGESAERSAMGLNQHENSSHAFRFRISRKYLEESAKWTLPETCGCKTDEEWIWVEARIIIVHEEVSDDLIAYVDVMDVSECVEQENELLNAAQIDGVTGLYNRTALEKYIDIQLSERIVSGAMFIIDMDNFKLVNDSFGHRAGDNLLYEMGNVIRSQFRRRDIIGRIGGDEFCVYAVNLRSIKTIEDKARRLNAAAVRTHVTEQGREFQTTISIGIALCPDFGDAYDSLYEHADIALYQAKRSGKNTFCIYSGEPRTEYSGDRM, from the coding sequence ATGAAAGACTTTCATTCGGTTTTAAATCTTTTTATATCCAGCCCGGGTATCTTGTTTTTGGCTTCGGTTGTATTTACGTTTGCAAGTTTTTACTGGGTCAGAAAGCTGCTGGCTGAGTTTCGTACTTCTCTTTGGCCGGCACTGCTGGCGGGGGTTTTTAACGGAAGCATCGCCGTACTTGCGGAACTGGCTGTGGACAGGCCGACGCCCTATCTGATGATGGCGTTTGTACCGATCGTCACAGTGCTGGAACTGAGGCTTGTGTCCAATGACAGCTTATGGGCATATCTGTTTATACTGTCCGCTTTTCTTCTGAACTTCAGCGCGGTACATGACCTGGCGGTGGCGGCGATGGGGCTTTGGAGTTACAGGGATGTATGCTCTCCTTATTCGGCGGAGTACCGGATCGGGATATTTACGATGGCGCTGCTTGCGGCGGCAGTCATACTTCTTCTGCTTGCCAGGTTCATGCCTGCCAAAGAGATGTCTTCGGTGATGCATTCCAGGGAAAAGAGCATGATGCTGTTTTCTTATATGGCGTTCGGAAGTGTCGTGCTGATCACCGCCTCCGCCATCACGGTGCCGGTTCTCTTCAGTGACAGTATATCGAAGAAGATCACGGTGCCGATATTTCACGACCTGATATTAAAGGATCTTCTGATCCTCGGATGCAGCTATCTCATAGCGCTGCTGCAGTGTCACGCGGAACGGGCGGCTCAAAAGAACAATGTTCTTACGGAAGAACTACAGCAGGAGAAAGAATTCCGCTCCGCCATTCAGAGGCAGGCAATCATGAGTTATACGGTCAACATAAGGAAGAACTGTATAGTAGAAGGGCTGTCTTACTTTTCCAATTATATCAAAAACGGCGGGTCCAACAACTACTCGCGCATTCTCCGGGAAGAAATATGTGAGAATGTGCATCCCTTTGACCGTATCAGGGTACTGGGGGAAAGCGCCGAACGTTCGGCGATGGGCCTGAATCAGCATGAAAACAGCAGCCATGCGTTCCGTTTCCGGATATCCCGCAAATATCTGGAAGAGTCTGCAAAATGGACGCTGCCTGAGACGTGCGGATGTAAGACAGACGAAGAGTGGATCTGGGTGGAGGCAAGGATCATTATTGTTCACGAAGAGGTCTCGGACGACCTTATCGCTTATGTTGACGTGATGGATGTAAGCGAGTGTGTGGAGCAGGAAAATGAACTACTGAACGCGGCGCAGATCGACGGTGTTACGGGGCTGTACAACCGGACCGCGCTGGAAAAATATATTGATATCCAGCTCAGCGAGAGAATCGTGTCGGGAGCCATGTTTATCATAGATATGGATAACTTTAAGCTGGTAAACGACTCCTTTGGGCACAGGGCCGGGGACAACCTTTTGTATGAGATGGGAAACGTGATCCGTTCCCAATTCCGGCGCAGAGATATTATAGGGAGGATCGGAGGAGACGAGTTCTGCGTGTATGCGGTAAATCTGCGTTCCATTAAAACGATCGAAGATAAGGCGAGAAGGCTGAACGCGGCGGCTGTGCGTACCCACGTTACGGAGCAGGGGAGGGAATTCCAGACAACGATCAGCATTGGGATCGCTCTTTGTCCTGATTTTGGAGACGCGTATGATTCGCTGTATGAGCATGCGGATATTGCGCTTTATCAGGCGAAACGTTCCGGAAAGAATACGTTCTGTATCTATTCGGGAGAACCGAGGACAGAGTACAGCGGAGACCGCATGTAA
- a CDS encoding cell division ATP-binding protein FtsE, producing the protein MQKEIKFNHVTKIFGQDTIGLEDASFEIEHGEFVFIVGRSGSGKSTLLKLLSAQLFPTSGEIWVGGCETGRLTSNQLPYYRRQFGIMEAELGLLNDRNVYQNISLAMYATEQPRHLIKKRVEQTLSTVGIAHRSLARPGELSVGEAARALLARAIVMNPKIMVVDEPTANLSPGAAWDMMCLLDELNRLGVTMIVASHARELVSVMKKRVITLVAGAVAADERNAIYDLKRMDIFEEKRIVHEREKNKKL; encoded by the coding sequence ATGCAGAAGGAAATAAAGTTTAATCATGTGACAAAAATATTCGGACAAGACACGATCGGACTGGAGGATGCTTCCTTTGAGATCGAACACGGGGAGTTTGTATTTATCGTAGGCAGAAGCGGCTCGGGTAAGAGCACCCTGCTCAAGCTTCTGAGCGCGCAGCTGTTCCCGACATCAGGGGAGATATGGGTCGGAGGATGCGAGACAGGCCGTCTGACGAGTAACCAGCTCCCATATTACCGGAGGCAGTTCGGGATCATGGAGGCAGAGCTGGGGCTTCTCAATGACAGGAACGTGTATCAGAATATCAGCCTTGCGATGTACGCGACCGAACAGCCGAGGCATCTGATCAAAAAGCGGGTGGAACAGACGCTTTCCACTGTGGGCATCGCCCACCGTTCGCTTGCCCGTCCCGGGGAGCTGTCGGTGGGAGAGGCCGCAAGGGCGCTGCTTGCCAGAGCTATCGTAATGAATCCGAAGATCATGGTAGTAGACGAGCCGACGGCCAACTTAAGCCCGGGGGCCGCCTGGGATATGATGTGCCTGTTGGACGAGCTGAACAGGCTCGGTGTGACGATGATCGTGGCAAGTCATGCGAGGGAGCTCGTCTCCGTCATGAAGAAAAGGGTCATAACACTTGTGGCGGGAGCTGTAGCCGCAGATGAAAGAAATGCCATCTATGATTTGAAGAGAATGGACATATTTGAGGAGAAAAGGATAGTGCATGAACGAGAAAAGAATAAGAAATTATGA
- the flgK gene encoding flagellar hook-associated protein FlgK: MIRSTFAGFTMAQQALSANQRAIDVAGQNLSNINTPGYTRQRLDLASISPVGASFSSSVYDNKVGQGVMMKGISQIRDPFLDIQYRNQIAKVGTADAEDQILERLGEIFDETDSAAVREAFNNVITQLKNMANPQDGGASSTDALVRSSFEVLINAIHEKANAVDALEEEMIKKMTDSVIPNINTCLNEIKNLNEEIKNSQILGNPALELQDERNKLLDDLATYLPIEVSYRTDTSGGEPIDLLDVTFRDSAGTKHTLISDTKIGEFHFDGTGGIPVSLEVTDALNPGGGASDITDLIQNGVLKGNIDMLNKAEIFDGTDTKGIGYYRGMFDAFVNKLATVMNDLNGDALFEKSDGSGADQPFTASNIKVSEGWMNGTVSIKKSDGAVGGTGPSTEYKNVQLMINALISDKQVFTVKRPDGADVTVFTGTIQNCYDNIQNVQAIERKASASILKNHLTVLNQISDSRDAVSGVNMDEEVMDLMRYHQSYNAASRLMTTMDEMLDKLINDTGVVGR; the protein is encoded by the coding sequence ATGATACGTTCCACATTTGCCGGTTTTACGATGGCACAACAGGCACTGAGTGCAAACCAGCGGGCAATCGATGTTGCCGGTCAGAATCTATCGAATATAAATACACCGGGATACACGAGGCAGCGCCTGGATCTGGCAAGTATTTCGCCGGTGGGAGCCAGCTTCAGCAGCTCGGTATATGACAATAAAGTAGGACAGGGCGTAATGATGAAAGGCATCAGCCAGATCAGGGATCCGTTTCTGGATATCCAGTACAGGAACCAGATCGCAAAGGTAGGAACCGCAGATGCTGAAGATCAGATACTGGAAAGACTTGGAGAGATCTTCGATGAGACAGACAGCGCAGCTGTCCGCGAAGCGTTCAACAATGTTATCACACAGCTTAAAAATATGGCGAATCCGCAGGATGGAGGAGCAAGCAGTACGGACGCACTCGTGCGCTCGTCTTTTGAGGTGCTCATCAATGCGATCCATGAAAAAGCAAACGCAGTGGATGCTCTGGAGGAAGAGATGATCAAAAAGATGACGGACTCTGTCATCCCGAACATCAACACGTGCCTCAATGAGATAAAGAATCTGAATGAAGAGATCAAAAACAGTCAAATACTTGGGAATCCGGCGCTGGAGCTTCAGGATGAGCGCAATAAGCTGCTGGACGATCTGGCCACATACCTGCCGATAGAGGTTTCGTACAGGACGGACACGTCAGGCGGAGAGCCGATAGATCTGCTGGATGTCACGTTCAGAGACAGCGCGGGTACAAAGCATACGCTCATATCGGATACGAAGATCGGAGAGTTCCATTTTGACGGTACGGGAGGGATCCCAGTGTCGCTGGAAGTCACAGACGCGCTCAACCCGGGAGGGGGAGCGTCAGATATCACAGATCTTATCCAGAACGGAGTGCTCAAAGGCAATATAGATATGCTGAATAAAGCAGAGATCTTCGACGGCACGGACACGAAGGGGATCGGATACTACAGAGGAATGTTTGACGCTTTTGTGAACAAACTGGCCACAGTGATGAATGACCTGAACGGGGACGCGCTGTTTGAAAAAAGTGACGGAAGCGGAGCTGACCAGCCTTTCACGGCGTCCAACATCAAGGTGTCGGAAGGCTGGATGAACGGGACCGTGTCGATCAAGAAGTCTGACGGCGCCGTCGGCGGTACGGGCCCGTCCACAGAGTATAAGAACGTCCAGCTTATGATAAACGCGCTGATCTCGGATAAGCAGGTCTTCACAGTAAAAAGGCCTGATGGCGCAGACGTCACGGTATTTACAGGCACGATCCAGAACTGTTATGACAATATACAGAATGTGCAGGCGATCGAGCGGAAAGCATCGGCATCCATTCTGAAGAACCATCTGACGGTACTGAATCAGATATCAGATTCAAGAGACGCGGTCTCAGGAGTGAACATGGATGAGGAAGTCATGGACCTGATGCGTTACCACCAGTCTTATAATGCCGCGTCCAGGCTGATGACAACAATGGATGAGATGCTGGACAAGCTTATCAATGACACCGGGGTAGTAGGAAGATAG